One window of Myxocyprinus asiaticus isolate MX2 ecotype Aquarium Trade chromosome 6, UBuf_Myxa_2, whole genome shotgun sequence genomic DNA carries:
- the znfl2a gene encoding zinc finger-like gene 2a isoform X3: MEVTEESEELSEEEEEEQNQEPDNVRTVEKSACCSHTEKKSQKRTQKVGPKKSFTCLQCGNTFTCKGSLRDHTRIHTGERPFMCNHCGKGFKQKGSLTEHVRIHLGEKPYKCHHCNRGFRQKGSLLQHTRIHTGEKPFTCQQCGKSFTQKGYYKTHIKTHLTEKHFICLQCGKGFAQAGHLKSHEIVHAEVKPFHCAPCGMSFSQQNTLKRHLNSFKHNKYRCLEKFMVQSLPSSHTVP, encoded by the coding sequence ATGGAAGTGACAGAGGAAAGTGAAGAACTcagtgaagaggaggaggaggaacagAATCAAGAACCTGATAATGTCAGAACTGTAGAGAAATCTGCTTGCTGCTCACACACTGAAAAGAAGTCACAAAAAAGAACTCAAAAAGTGGGCCCCAAAAAGTCTTTcacctgccttcagtgtggaaataCTTTTACATGTAAAGGAAGCCTCAGGGATCACACaagaatccacactggagagagacCTTTCATGTGCAATCACTGTGGAAAGGGGTTTAAACAAAAAGGAAGTCTTACAGAACATGTACGAATTCACcttggagagaagccttacaaatGCCATCATTGCAACAGGGGATTCAGACAAAAAGGAAGCCTATTGCAACAcacaagaattcacactggagagaagcctttcacatgccagcagtgtgggaagagtttcacacAGAAAGGATACTATAAAACTCACATAAAAACTCACCTTACTGAGAAGCATTTCATATGTCttcagtgtggaaaaggttttGCTCAGGCAGGACACCTGAAATCACATGAAATTGTGCATGCTGAAGTGAAGCCATTTCATTGCGCTCCATGTGGCATGAGTTTTAGCCAACAGAATACTTTAAAAAggcatttaaattcatttaaacataataaatatagaTGCCTAGAAAAATTCATGGTCCAGAGTTTACCGTCAAGTCATACTGTGCCCTAA
- the znfl2a gene encoding zinc finger-like gene 2a isoform X2, which produces MKSLRPAVEDLMEVTEESEELSEEEEEEQNQEPDNVRTVEKSACCSHTEKKSQKRTQKVGPKKSFTCLQCGNTFTCKGSLRDHTRIHTGERPFMCNHCGKGFKQKGSLTEHVRIHLGEKPYKCHHCNRGFRQKGSLLQHTRIHTGEKPFTCQQCGKSFTQKGYYKTHIKTHLTEKHFICLQCGKGFAQAGHLKSHEIVHAEVKPFHCAPCGMSFSQQNTLKRHLNSFKHNKYRCLEKFMVQSLPSSHTVP; this is translated from the coding sequence acTTGATGGAAGTGACAGAGGAAAGTGAAGAACTcagtgaagaggaggaggaggaacagAATCAAGAACCTGATAATGTCAGAACTGTAGAGAAATCTGCTTGCTGCTCACACACTGAAAAGAAGTCACAAAAAAGAACTCAAAAAGTGGGCCCCAAAAAGTCTTTcacctgccttcagtgtggaaataCTTTTACATGTAAAGGAAGCCTCAGGGATCACACaagaatccacactggagagagacCTTTCATGTGCAATCACTGTGGAAAGGGGTTTAAACAAAAAGGAAGTCTTACAGAACATGTACGAATTCACcttggagagaagccttacaaatGCCATCATTGCAACAGGGGATTCAGACAAAAAGGAAGCCTATTGCAACAcacaagaattcacactggagagaagcctttcacatgccagcagtgtgggaagagtttcacacAGAAAGGATACTATAAAACTCACATAAAAACTCACCTTACTGAGAAGCATTTCATATGTCttcagtgtggaaaaggttttGCTCAGGCAGGACACCTGAAATCACATGAAATTGTGCATGCTGAAGTGAAGCCATTTCATTGCGCTCCATGTGGCATGAGTTTTAGCCAACAGAATACTTTAAAAAggcatttaaattcatttaaacataataaatatagaTGCCTAGAAAAATTCATGGTCCAGAGTTTACCGTCAAGTCATACTGTGCCCTAA
- the znfl2a gene encoding zinc finger-like gene 2a isoform X1, translating to MHCSILLQQQLSAYDFSDLGFTFRQWLAVVLRWKNVDIRLTLPRSLESVATLSSDLMEVTEESEELSEEEEEEQNQEPDNVRTVEKSACCSHTEKKSQKRTQKVGPKKSFTCLQCGNTFTCKGSLRDHTRIHTGERPFMCNHCGKGFKQKGSLTEHVRIHLGEKPYKCHHCNRGFRQKGSLLQHTRIHTGEKPFTCQQCGKSFTQKGYYKTHIKTHLTEKHFICLQCGKGFAQAGHLKSHEIVHAEVKPFHCAPCGMSFSQQNTLKRHLNSFKHNKYRCLEKFMVQSLPSSHTVP from the exons atgcactgttccatcttGTTGCAACAACAGTTATCAGCTTATGATTTTTCAGACCTAGGTTTCACTTTCAGACAGTGGCTCGCTGTGGTGCTTCGGTGGAAGAATGTTGATATTCGTCTGACTCTGCCCAGAAGCCTGGAGAGCGTGGCCACTTTAAGTTCAG acTTGATGGAAGTGACAGAGGAAAGTGAAGAACTcagtgaagaggaggaggaggaacagAATCAAGAACCTGATAATGTCAGAACTGTAGAGAAATCTGCTTGCTGCTCACACACTGAAAAGAAGTCACAAAAAAGAACTCAAAAAGTGGGCCCCAAAAAGTCTTTcacctgccttcagtgtggaaataCTTTTACATGTAAAGGAAGCCTCAGGGATCACACaagaatccacactggagagagacCTTTCATGTGCAATCACTGTGGAAAGGGGTTTAAACAAAAAGGAAGTCTTACAGAACATGTACGAATTCACcttggagagaagccttacaaatGCCATCATTGCAACAGGGGATTCAGACAAAAAGGAAGCCTATTGCAACAcacaagaattcacactggagagaagcctttcacatgccagcagtgtgggaagagtttcacacAGAAAGGATACTATAAAACTCACATAAAAACTCACCTTACTGAGAAGCATTTCATATGTCttcagtgtggaaaaggttttGCTCAGGCAGGACACCTGAAATCACATGAAATTGTGCATGCTGAAGTGAAGCCATTTCATTGCGCTCCATGTGGCATGAGTTTTAGCCAACAGAATACTTTAAAAAggcatttaaattcatttaaacataataaatatagaTGCCTAGAAAAATTCATGGTCCAGAGTTTACCGTCAAGTCATACTGTGCCCTAA